A single window of Nakaseomyces glabratus chromosome G, complete sequence DNA harbors:
- the COA2 gene encoding Coa2p (CAGL0G09262g~Protein of unknown function), with product MRAVARNKLMNNLYFSTFLVAFSSVAIGSFLPCPAHTLDLDSPSDEKKKDVDQKIIDQIHK from the coding sequence atGCGTGCGGTTGCTCGGAACAAACTAATGAATAACCTGTACTTCTCTACATTTCTGGTGGCTTTCTCCTCGGTAGCTATCGGCTCTTTCCTGCCTTGTCCAGCACATACGCTGGACCTGGACTCACCCTCTGAcgagaagaagaaagacgTGGATCAAAAGATTATAGACCAGATCCACAAATAG